One Henriciella litoralis genomic window carries:
- a CDS encoding DUF4328 domain-containing protein gives MDQSIDDAPARETGREASQPKQSAPHRHAYDDGAKPLGPFLTGYRLLVGFYVVGELVLIAQSILLYQEARRFQAGSEPGDALTYFAWAGLALYLLPFLACAYFVCRFTYRANRNLYSVAPKTVTHHPGWAVGSYFLPIANLFVPAQAMSEIYHGTYKMTGEESRANSPISIWWGAWLVSFCASQISGSIGTYTLFTTVLDGLSCLTGIVAALSLLGIMQRIEVRQRSFRHGPLADVFD, from the coding sequence TTGGATCAGAGTATAGATGACGCGCCCGCACGGGAAACCGGCCGCGAGGCCAGTCAGCCGAAACAGTCGGCGCCTCACCGGCATGCTTATGATGACGGGGCGAAGCCTCTAGGTCCCTTCCTGACAGGCTACCGACTGCTGGTGGGATTTTACGTGGTCGGCGAACTTGTACTGATCGCTCAGTCAATTCTGCTGTATCAGGAGGCGCGGCGTTTTCAGGCTGGTTCAGAGCCTGGCGATGCGCTGACCTATTTCGCCTGGGCGGGTCTTGCGCTCTATTTGCTGCCTTTCCTGGCATGCGCCTATTTTGTCTGCCGGTTCACCTATCGCGCCAATCGCAACCTCTACTCAGTTGCCCCGAAAACCGTCACCCATCATCCCGGATGGGCCGTCGGTAGTTATTTTCTACCGATTGCAAACCTGTTTGTGCCAGCCCAAGCGATGAGCGAGATCTATCACGGGACGTACAAGATGACCGGAGAGGAAAGCCGGGCAAACTCACCGATATCGATATGGTGGGGCGCCTGGCTAGTATCATTCTGTGCATCTCAAATCAGTGGCTCAATAGGGACCTATACGCTCTTTACGACGGTCCTTGACGGACTGTCCTGCCTGACCGGGATCGTCGCAGCCCTATCTCTACTGGGGATCATGCAGCGGATTGAGGTTCGCCAAAGATCATTTCGACATGGGCCACTTGCCGATGTTTTTGACTGA
- a CDS encoding cation:proton antiporter, producing MPDLNILSAAVGSDSLIFACALIGALGLGAQWLAWRLQAPAIVLMALAGLTAGPLWQVIFGEPLLSPSSTFGDLLRPIVSLCVAVILFEGGLILKFENLRDAGAAVRRVVFFGGPLAWFFGSLAARYAAGLDWASAIVFAGVMVVTGPTVIMPLLRQSKLSGRPAQFLKWEGIVNDPVGALFAVAAYEIIRVASQGESTLLAGGWILGAAAIGTVLGIAFGFAMSRAFREGWTPEYLKAPLIFASIILCYALAEQVEKEIGLVAVTAYGMTLANSRLADLSELRKFKEDIAVLLVSGVFVILTADLTPQIIRSALNWNTLLFLIAMLFVVRPLSVWIATAGTLSRKEALLLGWIAPRGIVAVAVSGLFGSLLVDLSREGRFYFSGADQIVPLAFAMVFTTVVLHGFTIGPLARRLGLARSEKPGVLLVGANSWSIDFAKALKASKVDVIVADSNYRRLRPARETGLDTFLGEVLSEDAEIKLDHSRFDTVVALSTNDSHNALVCNQFAPEVGRHRVYQLSLSEGDEVDEKSVGSSARGRTLIRRGRTYDGLVRDQYRGWTFSRTRLTDKYTLEQFLAERPKGDLVAEIRPDGTLVLLGPSREARGGEGATILSFAPDQQPAPAADTSPANSPASEPEKA from the coding sequence ATGCCAGACCTGAACATTCTCTCCGCCGCCGTCGGCTCTGACAGCCTGATCTTCGCCTGCGCGCTGATCGGCGCCCTTGGGCTTGGTGCGCAATGGCTGGCCTGGCGTCTTCAGGCCCCGGCCATCGTTCTAATGGCGCTGGCAGGCTTGACCGCCGGCCCGCTCTGGCAGGTTATTTTTGGCGAACCGCTACTCAGCCCATCGAGCACATTCGGTGATCTGCTGCGGCCCATCGTGTCGCTCTGTGTAGCCGTCATCCTGTTTGAAGGCGGCCTGATCCTGAAGTTTGAGAACCTCCGCGATGCCGGCGCAGCCGTCCGGCGCGTGGTGTTCTTTGGCGGCCCGCTTGCCTGGTTCTTTGGCTCGCTCGCCGCGCGTTATGCCGCTGGCCTCGACTGGGCCAGCGCCATCGTTTTCGCGGGTGTGATGGTCGTGACCGGCCCGACCGTGATCATGCCCCTGCTACGCCAGTCGAAGCTTTCAGGCCGTCCGGCGCAATTCCTGAAATGGGAAGGCATCGTGAATGACCCGGTTGGCGCCCTCTTTGCCGTGGCGGCCTATGAGATCATTCGCGTGGCCTCGCAGGGCGAATCCACGCTGCTCGCAGGTGGCTGGATCCTTGGCGCGGCGGCCATCGGCACAGTGCTCGGTATCGCCTTTGGCTTTGCGATGTCGCGCGCCTTCCGCGAAGGCTGGACGCCGGAATACCTCAAGGCGCCGCTGATCTTCGCTTCGATCATTCTCTGTTACGCCTTGGCCGAACAGGTCGAGAAGGAAATCGGCCTCGTTGCTGTGACCGCCTATGGTATGACGCTCGCCAATTCGCGCCTCGCAGACCTTTCCGAACTTCGAAAATTCAAGGAAGACATCGCCGTCCTGCTTGTCTCGGGCGTGTTCGTCATCCTGACGGCGGACCTTACCCCGCAGATCATCCGCTCGGCGCTGAACTGGAATACGCTGCTCTTCCTGATCGCGATGCTGTTTGTTGTCCGGCCACTGTCGGTCTGGATCGCAACGGCAGGAACGCTCAGCCGCAAGGAGGCCTTGCTGCTCGGCTGGATCGCGCCGCGCGGTATTGTGGCCGTGGCCGTCTCTGGCCTGTTCGGCTCGCTGCTGGTGGACCTTTCCCGCGAAGGCCGTTTCTACTTTTCCGGCGCAGATCAGATCGTGCCACTGGCCTTTGCAATGGTGTTCACGACGGTTGTGCTTCACGGCTTTACCATTGGTCCGCTTGCCCGCCGGCTGGGCCTTGCCCGGTCAGAAAAGCCCGGCGTGCTGCTGGTCGGGGCGAATTCCTGGAGCATTGATTTTGCCAAGGCCCTGAAAGCCAGCAAGGTCGATGTCATCGTGGCGGACAGCAATTATCGCCGCCTGCGCCCTGCCCGCGAGACGGGTCTCGACACCTTCCTCGGCGAGGTTCTCTCCGAAGACGCCGAGATCAAGCTCGACCATTCGCGCTTTGACACTGTGGTCGCCCTGTCGACGAATGACTCCCACAATGCGCTCGTCTGTAACCAGTTCGCGCCGGAAGTTGGCCGCCACCGCGTCTATCAGCTGTCACTGTCTGAAGGCGACGAAGTGGATGAAAAGTCGGTCGGCTCTTCGGCGCGCGGTCGCACGCTGATCCGCCGTGGCCGGACCTATGATGGCCTCGTGCGTGACCAGTATCGCGGCTGGACGTTCTCGCGCACGCGCCTCACCGACAAATACACGCTGGAGCAATTCCTCGCTGAACGGCCCAAGGGCGATCTCGTCGCAGAGATCCGGCCAGACGGAACGCTGGTTCTTCTGGGGCCGAGCCGCGAAGCCCGTGGCGGCGAAGGCGCGACCATTCTCAGCTTCGCACCTGATCAGCAGCCAGCCCCGGCCGCTGACACCTCACCGGCCAATTCGCCAGCGTCAGAACCGGAAAAAGCCTAG
- the ykgO gene encoding type B 50S ribosomal protein L36, translated as MKVKSSLKSLRTRHRDCKVVRRKGRTYVINKTDPRFKAKQG; from the coding sequence ATGAAAGTCAAGTCATCGCTTAAATCCCTGAGAACGCGTCACCGTGACTGCAAGGTCGTGCGCCGCAAGGGACGGACATACGTCATCAACAAGACTGATCCACGTTTTAAAGCAAAACAGGGTTAA
- a CDS encoding TIGR00282 family metallophosphoesterase — MKLAYFGDVVGKPGRAAVMDHLPGLRRELKLDFVVVNGENAAGGFGLTESIAGDFFNAGADCLTLGDHAWDQREALTYIEREPRLLRPANYPKAAGAPGKGAHVFVLPDGRRVGVVQLQGNVFMKQQLENAFQHADRVLDDIPLGMAVDALIVDMHCEATSEKMAMGHHCDGRASLVVGSHTHVPTADLMILEGGTGYQTDAGMCGDYDSVIGMKKENSVQRFATQLPGERYAPALGEGTLCGVYVETDDKTGYATRIEPIRIGGRLAEAIPR; from the coding sequence ATGAAACTAGCCTATTTCGGAGATGTCGTCGGCAAACCGGGCCGCGCGGCTGTGATGGACCATTTGCCGGGCCTTCGGCGGGAGCTGAAGCTCGATTTCGTCGTGGTGAACGGAGAGAACGCTGCGGGCGGTTTCGGACTGACCGAATCCATTGCCGGGGATTTCTTCAATGCTGGGGCAGATTGTCTGACGCTTGGGGATCACGCCTGGGACCAGCGCGAGGCGCTGACCTATATTGAGCGCGAACCGCGTCTGCTGCGTCCCGCCAATTATCCAAAGGCCGCTGGCGCCCCCGGAAAGGGCGCGCATGTTTTCGTCCTGCCGGATGGTCGCCGCGTCGGCGTCGTTCAGCTGCAGGGCAATGTGTTCATGAAGCAGCAGCTGGAAAACGCATTCCAGCATGCCGATCGCGTCCTCGACGACATTCCCCTCGGCATGGCAGTCGACGCGCTGATCGTGGACATGCACTGCGAAGCAACCAGCGAAAAGATGGCGATGGGCCACCATTGCGACGGCCGCGCCAGTCTGGTCGTCGGCAGCCATACCCACGTCCCGACCGCAGACCTGATGATCCTTGAAGGCGGCACCGGCTATCAGACAGATGCCGGCATGTGCGGCGACTATGACAGCGTCATCGGGATGAAGAAGGAAAACTCTGTCCAGCGGTTCGCCACCCAGTTGCCGGGAGAGCGTTACGCGCCGGCGCTGGGCGAAGGGACGCTTTGCGGGGTCTATGTCGAAACAGACGACAAGACAGGCTATGCCACACGCATTGAACCGATCCGGATTGGTGGGCGGCTGGCCGAGGCAATTCCCCGCTAG
- a CDS encoding lytic murein transglycosylase produces MNEMKTIPYRWAIAATFGAFMGACAATPQAATTDGGTVYTTNSGTTTNSGLIPGDPTGVPNSADLTGPAGPFTSSGHAEMDAWRDDFTARARAQGHNPAVVYSLLANISPLSIYLDKDDNRSGVASQAEFAKPVWDYLSTAVTDARFETGAQKLAELGPVFDVIEQTYGVNREAVSAIWAMETNFGGYIGDFDAANTLANMAVEGRRRSFAEGELIALMKIVEQGYARRAQLGSGWAGAMGQTQFMPTTYLSYAQDFDRDGLSDVWSSAPDALASAAHYLASSGYRFDEPWGVEVITPSGFDWSMADGNDRRLSTWKAFGVSPIRGGDFGVEDSDYAELWLPTGATGPKYLLFKNFDVFKTYNRSNSYALAVGLLADGLAGQYGPVAAWPKDITRLNNGEVKQLQAALNELGYDAGVVDGIAGTGTSAALRKFQKANGLLADGYASRPALDQVLARLRS; encoded by the coding sequence ATGAACGAAATGAAGACGATACCGTATCGCTGGGCAATCGCAGCTACCTTCGGGGCCTTTATGGGCGCATGCGCGGCCACCCCACAAGCGGCAACGACCGATGGCGGCACGGTGTACACGACCAATTCCGGAACGACGACTAATTCTGGCTTGATCCCTGGCGATCCGACCGGCGTGCCGAATTCTGCCGACCTCACCGGCCCGGCCGGGCCGTTCACAAGTTCGGGACATGCGGAGATGGATGCCTGGCGCGATGATTTTACCGCCCGCGCCCGCGCTCAGGGCCATAACCCCGCCGTCGTCTATTCCCTGCTGGCCAACATTTCGCCGCTCTCCATCTATCTCGACAAGGACGATAATCGCAGCGGCGTGGCCAGCCAGGCCGAATTTGCCAAACCTGTCTGGGACTATCTCAGCACGGCCGTGACCGATGCGCGTTTCGAGACCGGCGCGCAAAAACTCGCCGAGCTTGGCCCGGTCTTCGATGTCATTGAGCAGACCTATGGCGTTAACCGCGAAGCCGTCAGTGCGATCTGGGCGATGGAAACCAATTTCGGTGGCTATATCGGTGACTTCGATGCGGCCAACACGCTGGCAAACATGGCGGTCGAAGGGCGCCGTCGCAGCTTTGCCGAAGGCGAGCTGATCGCCTTGATGAAGATCGTCGAGCAGGGCTATGCCCGGCGCGCGCAGCTCGGCTCAGGCTGGGCCGGCGCGATGGGACAGACGCAGTTCATGCCGACAACCTATCTCTCCTATGCGCAGGATTTTGACCGCGACGGGCTTTCAGATGTCTGGTCATCTGCGCCGGATGCGCTCGCCTCGGCGGCGCACTATCTCGCCTCATCCGGATATCGATTTGATGAGCCGTGGGGCGTTGAAGTCATCACGCCATCGGGGTTCGACTGGTCCATGGCGGATGGCAATGACCGGCGCCTGTCGACCTGGAAGGCGTTCGGCGTGAGCCCGATCCGGGGCGGCGATTTTGGTGTCGAAGACAGCGACTATGCCGAGCTTTGGCTGCCGACCGGCGCGACGGGTCCGAAATACCTGTTGTTCAAGAATTTCGACGTCTTCAAGACGTATAACCGGTCCAATTCCTATGCGTTGGCGGTTGGCCTGCTGGCCGATGGTCTTGCGGGTCAATACGGCCCTGTTGCCGCCTGGCCGAAGGACATCACGCGGCTGAACAATGGCGAGGTCAAACAGTTGCAGGCGGCGCTCAATGAGCTTGGCTATGATGCCGGTGTCGTTGACGGGATCGCGGGCACAGGCACGAGCGCAGCCTTGCGGAAGTTCCAGAAGGCAAACGGTCTGCTTGCAGACGGCTATGCCTCGCGTCCGGCGTTGGATCAGGTTCTGGCACGGCTGAGAAGCTAG
- a CDS encoding HAD family hydrolase produces the protein MSERIVLFDLGNVVVDWQPVRLYRKIFPTEADAEAFCNNVCTMSWHVEHDRGRSFAEGARLLKAEFPHFADEIDAWHGRWFEMFDGYESGVPALMARLEEAGHPLYGLSNMSAEVWPETRERFPMIKLLRDVIVSGHVGLIKPDPAIYEVALERMGRPDPADVFFIDDSLKNIEAARAFGFTAHHFAGAAGLEAALLAEGLL, from the coding sequence GTGAGTGAGCGGATCGTCCTCTTTGATCTTGGTAATGTCGTGGTGGACTGGCAACCAGTCCGCCTGTACCGCAAGATATTTCCGACAGAGGCAGACGCTGAGGCGTTCTGCAATAATGTCTGCACGATGTCCTGGCACGTCGAGCATGACCGTGGGCGCAGTTTCGCTGAAGGCGCGCGCCTGCTGAAAGCTGAGTTTCCGCACTTCGCTGACGAGATCGATGCCTGGCATGGGCGCTGGTTCGAGATGTTCGACGGATATGAGTCCGGCGTCCCGGCCCTGATGGCCCGTCTCGAAGAGGCCGGACACCCGCTCTATGGTCTCTCCAACATGTCCGCGGAAGTCTGGCCGGAAACGCGTGAGCGCTTCCCCATGATCAAGCTTTTGCGTGATGTTATCGTCTCGGGCCATGTAGGCCTGATCAAACCTGATCCTGCTATCTATGAAGTGGCGCTGGAGCGTATGGGCCGCCCGGACCCAGCCGATGTCTTCTTCATCGATGACAGCCTGAAGAATATTGAGGCGGCGAGGGCATTCGGGTTCACCGCCCACCATTTTGCTGGGGCAGCCGGGCTGGAAGCTGCGCTGCTGGCTGAGGGCCTCCTCTGA
- a CDS encoding MFS transporter translates to MAQTVAPQRGTDRPDRRGAFRLLFFALLAVGAGNTMLVSAILPPLSRDLGLPDWMAGAIFSLSAAIWTITSSFWGRKSNDWGRRPVAALGMLGFSVSMLLFGTSAALAMAGYLEGSIVIFVCLLASRTLFGLFGSGTNPAAQAYIADRTSRENRTEEIASLTSGFSFGAVAGPAFAAAAGAVFGLLTPVFMISAAAALLSFLIYTRLPEKTRPKKEMGLKASGKREGDGLWRDRRVFPFLVFAVSLSLVTGVLTQTFAFAIMDKLSLTGATAMQFTGPAYTVGAAGTLISQLAIIPRLKMTNRTLMVTGALCLSVGAFLIVPTAQFAVLVLAQFFVGIGQGLARPGFSSGASLAVGSSLQGNVAGLVISANGMGFIVSPFFGPWMYENVDPSAPFIGAGCILLVMAALAYRVFPANQVMEDDPDDSPDIYD, encoded by the coding sequence ATGGCTCAAACCGTCGCACCCCAACGCGGAACCGACAGGCCGGACCGCAGAGGCGCGTTCCGGCTCTTATTCTTTGCCCTTCTGGCGGTGGGCGCAGGCAATACAATGCTGGTCAGCGCGATCCTGCCGCCCCTGTCGCGGGACCTTGGCCTGCCAGACTGGATGGCAGGCGCGATCTTCTCCCTGTCGGCAGCGATCTGGACGATCACCTCCTCCTTCTGGGGCCGAAAGAGTAATGATTGGGGGCGGCGCCCCGTCGCCGCGCTCGGCATGCTCGGCTTCTCAGTGTCGATGCTGCTCTTTGGCACGAGCGCCGCGCTCGCCATGGCGGGCTATCTGGAAGGTTCAATCGTCATCTTCGTCTGCCTGCTCGCCTCGCGGACGCTTTTCGGCCTCTTCGGGTCAGGCACCAACCCGGCAGCCCAGGCCTATATCGCCGACCGGACAAGCCGGGAAAACCGGACTGAGGAAATCGCGTCGTTGACGTCCGGCTTCAGCTTTGGCGCGGTGGCAGGCCCGGCTTTCGCGGCCGCCGCTGGCGCCGTCTTTGGGCTACTGACGCCGGTCTTCATGATCAGCGCGGCAGCCGCGCTCCTGTCTTTCCTGATCTATACGCGCCTGCCAGAAAAGACGCGGCCAAAGAAGGAAATGGGCCTCAAGGCGAGCGGCAAGCGCGAAGGTGACGGCCTCTGGCGCGACCGGCGCGTCTTCCCGTTCCTCGTCTTTGCTGTGTCGCTGTCGCTCGTGACCGGCGTCTTGACCCAGACATTTGCGTTCGCGATCATGGACAAGCTGTCGCTCACCGGCGCGACGGCCATGCAGTTTACCGGGCCAGCCTATACTGTGGGCGCAGCGGGCACGCTGATTTCCCAGCTTGCGATCATTCCGCGCCTGAAAATGACCAATCGCACGCTGATGGTCACCGGCGCGCTCTGCTTGTCGGTTGGGGCGTTCCTGATCGTGCCGACGGCGCAGTTTGCTGTCCTGGTTCTGGCGCAATTCTTTGTCGGGATCGGCCAGGGCCTTGCGCGCCCCGGTTTCTCCAGTGGTGCGTCACTTGCCGTGGGCTCCAGCCTTCAGGGCAATGTTGCAGGGCTTGTGATTTCCGCCAACGGCATGGGCTTCATCGTCAGCCCGTTCTTTGGGCCGTGGATGTATGAAAATGTCGACCCAAGCGCGCCCTTTATCGGGGCCGGGTGCATTCTGCTCGTGATGGCAGCGCTCGCTTACCGCGTCTTCCCGGCCAACCAGGTCATGGAAGACGACCCGGATGATAGCCCTGACATCTACGATTAA
- a CDS encoding M48 family metallopeptidase: MIVDKNQTLMLTARSGQDVPLRVEINPRAKRLILRLDEKKRELVAVAPSRRHVGDAARFAQDRVEWAVSKLASLPPQVMLAPGQTIQLRGRPCAITHEGEGRRARLLEGDPQTLCLPGDEETLSRRAERHLRKMAREDLSVAVQSYCEILGVDARRVTVKDTRSRWGSCTSDGRLAFSWRLIMAPREVLDYVAAHECAHLLEMNHSPRFWAHVARCRPGWKAERAWLRKHGSGLHAVTLA; encoded by the coding sequence ATGATTGTCGATAAAAACCAGACTTTGATGCTGACGGCTCGTTCTGGCCAAGATGTGCCGTTGCGGGTTGAAATCAACCCGCGTGCTAAACGGCTCATTTTAAGGCTTGATGAAAAAAAACGTGAACTTGTTGCGGTCGCTCCATCGCGCCGTCATGTCGGCGATGCTGCCAGATTTGCTCAGGACCGGGTCGAATGGGCTGTGTCGAAACTCGCCAGCCTGCCCCCGCAGGTGATGCTTGCGCCGGGACAGACGATCCAGCTACGGGGTCGCCCCTGCGCAATCACGCATGAAGGCGAAGGCCGACGTGCCCGCCTGCTGGAGGGGGACCCCCAGACACTCTGCCTGCCAGGGGATGAAGAGACGCTCTCGCGCCGGGCCGAACGACATCTTCGAAAGATGGCACGCGAGGATCTGTCTGTCGCCGTTCAATCCTATTGTGAAATTCTTGGCGTCGATGCCCGGCGGGTCACGGTGAAGGACACACGCTCACGCTGGGGCTCCTGCACATCGGACGGCCGGCTCGCTTTTTCGTGGCGGCTCATCATGGCGCCGCGTGAGGTGCTCGACTATGTCGCCGCGCATGAATGCGCGCACCTGCTTGAGATGAACCATAGCCCGCGTTTCTGGGCACATGTTGCGAGATGCCGCCCCGGCTGGAAGGCCGAACGGGCCTGGCTGCGCAAGCATGGATCAGGTCTGCACGCCGTCACGCTTGCCTGA
- a CDS encoding tetratricopeptide repeat protein, whose product MFKSLFTAGLILVAGPQYGPSDEMFEELKTAPTEEEATSVALDIWAAWMESGSAAADLVMERAVTAQSNGELELARELYDRVIAIQPDYAEVYNRRASLFLLEDNMPEALRDVNEALRLEPRHFGAWVGLGRVLEQLGAPDEALVAYQEALKIHPTLAPARDAKARIERANNGQGL is encoded by the coding sequence ATGTTCAAATCGCTTTTCACCGCAGGACTTATCCTCGTCGCAGGGCCGCAATACGGCCCGTCTGATGAGATGTTCGAGGAATTGAAAACCGCGCCCACCGAAGAAGAGGCGACCAGCGTTGCGCTTGATATCTGGGCCGCCTGGATGGAAAGCGGTTCAGCCGCGGCAGATCTCGTCATGGAGCGGGCGGTCACCGCCCAGTCAAACGGAGAGCTTGAGCTTGCGCGCGAGCTCTATGACCGCGTGATCGCCATCCAGCCAGATTATGCGGAAGTCTATAATCGCCGGGCGTCCCTCTTCCTGCTGGAAGACAATATGCCCGAAGCCCTGCGCGACGTGAACGAAGCGTTGCGGCTTGAGCCGCGCCATTTCGGCGCCTGGGTCGGGCTGGGCCGCGTGCTTGAGCAGCTTGGCGCACCCGACGAAGCGCTCGTGGCGTATCAGGAAGCACTGAAGATACACCCGACGCTTGCGCCTGCCAGAGATGCCAAGGCGCGGATCGAACGGGCCAATAACGGTCAAGGGCTTTGA
- a CDS encoding motility-associated protein, producing the protein MSQLIGLLVVVILIAGALVFSGSPALASALPFELALIGGAGFGTLLIGNSPRITREALGGFAKAMRGSKWKRSDYTDLLTGMHELMRRARRGGIVAIEADIEAPQSSPIFQNRPRLLADPAAVSLITDSFRLLALNPGGRAPVAAHLEEAIATTAETRHRAVGALNGLADALPALGIVAAVLGIIKTMSQIDQSPDVLGPLIAAALLGTFLGVFLAYGIVGPIAGRFGQVVDEEMRYLDTIRALICSWQEGVAPATAVELVRSSLPMDLRPSLQDIDASMTKVETLPVRRKDRVA; encoded by the coding sequence ATGTCCCAGCTGATCGGCCTTCTGGTCGTGGTGATCCTCATCGCGGGCGCGCTTGTGTTCAGCGGCAGCCCGGCGCTTGCGAGCGCGCTTCCGTTTGAACTCGCCCTTATTGGCGGCGCCGGATTTGGCACGCTGCTGATCGGCAATTCGCCCCGCATCACACGTGAGGCGCTGGGTGGATTCGCCAAAGCTATGCGTGGCTCGAAGTGGAAACGAAGCGACTATACAGACCTTCTGACGGGCATGCATGAGCTGATGCGCCGGGCCCGGCGCGGCGGCATTGTCGCCATCGAAGCCGATATCGAAGCCCCCCAATCCTCGCCCATCTTCCAGAACCGGCCAAGACTGCTCGCAGACCCGGCTGCCGTTTCGCTGATTACAGACAGTTTCCGGCTGCTGGCGCTGAATCCCGGTGGCCGTGCACCTGTCGCCGCCCACTTAGAGGAAGCGATCGCCACGACAGCCGAAACACGCCACCGCGCCGTCGGTGCGCTGAACGGTCTGGCAGATGCCTTGCCAGCGCTCGGCATTGTTGCCGCCGTCCTCGGCATCATCAAGACGATGAGCCAGATTGACCAATCACCCGATGTGCTGGGCCCACTGATTGCAGCGGCCCTTCTCGGGACATTTCTTGGCGTTTTTCTGGCGTACGGGATCGTCGGGCCGATTGCTGGCCGCTTCGGACAGGTCGTCGATGAGGAAATGCGCTATCTTGATACGATCCGGGCGCTGATCTGCTCCTGGCAGGAAGGCGTTGCGCCCGCGACGGCTGTGGAACTGGTCCGCTCCAGCCTGCCGATGGACTTGCGGCCATCGCTTCAGGACATCGATGCCTCAATGACGAAAGTCGAGACGCTTCCGGTCCGCCGCAAAGACCGCGTCGCCTGA
- a CDS encoding alpha/beta fold hydrolase, producing the protein MKLILTGIFILALAGGLGACVSSAIYTDRVEEAYPPIGRQVEVNGVPVHVIEAGQSGPVVFMIHGASANAREFTTTLAPHLDRDHRVLMADRPGHGYSGRPPHSEELGVQAAQMAGALKVLAPGEKAVVVGHSFGGAVALRLALDYPELVKGLVLLAPVTHDWGGGGETWYNQVAGPPIIGPIFSQLAPLVGPSAAKSGIDGVFSPNEAPEGYYENSGLGLLFRPPEFRANADDVNALRPELAAQQGRYPEIKVPVILFSGAQDSVINPTLHAGKIKSQIEDFTLVPLADSGHMPHHDHGAEVADAIRKLAD; encoded by the coding sequence TTGAAACTGATACTCACCGGGATCTTTATTCTCGCGCTGGCAGGTGGGCTCGGCGCCTGCGTGAGCAGCGCGATTTACACAGACCGTGTTGAGGAAGCCTATCCCCCCATAGGCAGACAAGTCGAGGTGAACGGCGTGCCCGTTCACGTCATCGAAGCCGGACAGTCTGGCCCCGTCGTCTTCATGATCCATGGCGCATCGGCCAATGCGCGTGAGTTCACAACCACACTCGCCCCGCATCTTGATCGCGATCATCGCGTGCTGATGGCGGACAGACCGGGGCATGGCTATTCCGGCCGCCCACCACATTCCGAAGAGCTTGGCGTTCAGGCCGCCCAGATGGCCGGCGCGCTGAAAGTGCTGGCACCGGGCGAGAAGGCTGTGGTGGTAGGTCATTCTTTTGGCGGCGCGGTCGCGCTGCGCCTCGCGCTTGATTATCCGGAGCTGGTAAAGGGGCTCGTCCTGCTCGCGCCGGTCACCCATGATTGGGGCGGCGGCGGCGAGACCTGGTATAATCAAGTCGCCGGCCCGCCCATCATTGGCCCCATCTTCTCCCAGCTCGCGCCGCTTGTTGGACCATCGGCGGCAAAGAGCGGCATCGATGGCGTGTTCAGCCCGAACGAGGCGCCTGAAGGGTATTACGAAAATTCCGGTCTCGGCCTTCTTTTCCGGCCACCTGAGTTTCGTGCCAATGCTGACGATGTGAACGCGCTGCGGCCGGAATTGGCCGCCCAGCAGGGCCGTTACCCTGAGATCAAGGTACCGGTGATCCTGTTTTCAGGCGCGCAGGATTCGGTGATCAACCCGACCTTACACGCCGGGAAGATCAAGTCTCAGATCGAGGACTTCACGCTGGTCCCCCTGGCCGATAGCGGGCACATGCCGCACCACGATCACGGCGCAGAGGTCGCAGACGCAATCCGCAAGCTCGCCGACTAG